One Alkalidesulfovibrio alkalitolerans DSM 16529 genomic region harbors:
- a CDS encoding RrF2 family transcriptional regulator translates to MRLSTKSRYGTRLLLDIALNDKDGPVRIQDTAERQKISVKYLEHIAQILRKAGYLTSTRGKKGGHSIAMPPESISLGEVIKLLEGDSCLVDCGTSSDHCEMSDKCITRMLWMDASSAMFEKLNTFTLADLIDQARSGAFPRACPGGNKGGKILDLN, encoded by the coding sequence ATGAGACTTTCCACCAAAAGCCGTTATGGGACGCGACTGCTGCTCGACATCGCCCTCAACGACAAGGACGGCCCCGTCCGCATCCAGGACACTGCGGAAAGACAAAAAATTTCCGTGAAATATCTTGAACATATCGCTCAGATACTGCGCAAGGCGGGTTATCTTACCAGCACTCGCGGAAAGAAAGGCGGCCATTCCATCGCCATGCCCCCGGAGAGCATCTCCCTGGGGGAAGTCATCAAGCTTTTGGAAGGCGACAGTTGTCTCGTTGATTGCGGCACGTCGAGCGATCATTGCGAGATGTCTGACAAATGCATCACCCGAATGCTCTGGATGGACGCCAGCAGTGCCATGTTCGAGAAACTGAACACATTCACGCTGGCCGATCTCATTGATCAAGCCCGCTCCGGCGCATTCCCGCGCGCCTGTCCCGGCGGAAACAAGGGGGGAAAGATCCTCGACCTGAACTGA